A genomic region of Helicobacter sp. 12S02232-10 contains the following coding sequences:
- a CDS encoding DUF904 domain-containing protein, with product MALIDKLSEKIDLLLQKIKSQESENEQLRLKVTTLMAQSEEKDRQISSLYEELALKEKSVQELYDKIAEVLEQ from the coding sequence ATGGCATTGATTGACAAATTGAGTGAAAAAATCGACCTTTTATTACAAAAAATCAAATCCCAAGAAAGTGAAAACGAACAATTACGCCTAAAAGTCACCACTTTGATGGCGCAAAGCGAAGAAAAAGACAGGCAAATCTCTTCGCTTTATGAAGAACTTGCCCTTAAAGAAAAAAGCGTTCAAGAGCTTTATGACAAAATCGCTGAAGTGCTGGAACAATGA
- a CDS encoding primosomal protein N', with protein sequence MNYYQIAPLKTNSPILTYQSEITFQKGDITRIRVKNKEMQGVILKTCQKPEFSCKEAFKTSWYFGSNQIILADFISQYYCCSYGQAYGLFTPFDKEGDFKTFPLESYCAKELNSSQKKALEIAQTKDYSLLFGDTGSGKTEVYIHLLIETLAQNKNAIFLMPEISLTPQIQTRLENVFGNIVGIWHSKISSKKKKEMLEKIKEGSIKIIAGARSALFLPLKNLGLIVVDEEHDDAYKSQTKPRYNARDISLYLANKTKTKIILGSATPSLTTYHNAKKNDALIRLKGRHFNSKKEVFFEKMPTQITPFILKHLKDMLRQKEQAVIFLPTRANFKTLLCQECGQSVQCPFCSIDMSLHLDKKILSCHYCNYTLPIPSQCPNCKSPNLSAQRLGTAQVAIELKELLPEASIGIFDKDHTSTQNKLKKILNDFNHQKTDILIGTQMISKGHDYHNVNLAIILGIDHLLRSADYRSYEKAVALMHQLAGRSGRKENGKVIVQSLNSDFLQTFADNYEDFLDFELSHRSHSYPPYSKLATINFSDKDEKKTLQNMDFILKILENNKNEDIVIIGAGKCAIEKIASKYRYQIFLRSLSHIAMMKVLHSISSYSEKMGFEIDMDPINIL encoded by the coding sequence ATGAACTATTATCAAATAGCCCCCTTAAAAACTAATTCCCCTATCTTAACCTATCAATCCGAAATTACCTTTCAAAAAGGTGATATCACACGCATACGGGTCAAAAACAAAGAAATGCAAGGCGTCATTTTAAAGACGTGTCAAAAGCCTGAATTTTCCTGCAAAGAGGCGTTTAAAACCTCTTGGTATTTTGGTTCTAATCAAATCATTTTGGCAGATTTCATCTCGCAATATTATTGCTGTAGTTATGGTCAGGCTTATGGGCTTTTTACTCCATTTGACAAAGAGGGGGATTTTAAAACCTTTCCTTTAGAGTCTTATTGTGCTAAAGAGCTAAATTCTAGTCAAAAAAAGGCTCTTGAAATTGCTCAAACTAAAGATTATAGCCTGCTTTTTGGAGACACAGGAAGCGGAAAAACTGAAGTTTATATCCATCTACTCATTGAAACACTTGCACAAAACAAAAACGCCATTTTTTTGATGCCTGAAATTTCCCTCACTCCTCAAATACAAACACGCCTTGAAAACGTTTTTGGCAATATCGTGGGAATTTGGCACAGCAAAATTTCAAGCAAGAAAAAAAAAGAAATGCTTGAAAAAATCAAAGAGGGCAGTATAAAAATCATTGCCGGAGCTAGAAGCGCACTTTTTTTGCCTTTGAAAAACTTAGGTCTTATTGTCGTTGATGAAGAGCACGATGATGCCTATAAATCCCAAACCAAGCCAAGATATAATGCTAGGGATATCAGTTTATACCTCGCCAACAAGACAAAAACAAAAATCATTTTAGGATCAGCAACTCCAAGCCTCACAACCTACCACAATGCAAAAAAAAACGACGCTTTGATACGCCTCAAAGGCAGACATTTTAATTCAAAAAAAGAAGTTTTTTTTGAAAAAATGCCCACGCAAATCACTCCTTTTATCCTGAAGCATTTAAAAGATATGTTAAGGCAAAAAGAACAGGCAGTCATATTTTTGCCCACTCGGGCAAATTTTAAAACTCTTTTATGTCAAGAATGCGGTCAAAGCGTGCAATGCCCTTTTTGTAGTATTGATATGAGCTTACATCTGGATAAAAAGATTCTTTCTTGTCATTATTGCAACTACACTCTACCCATTCCATCACAATGCCCCAATTGCAAAAGCCCCAATCTTTCGGCGCAACGACTTGGAACCGCTCAAGTGGCTATAGAACTTAAAGAGCTTTTGCCTGAAGCCTCTATCGGTATTTTTGACAAAGACCACACAAGCACCCAAAATAAGCTAAAAAAAATACTCAATGACTTCAACCATCAAAAAACCGATATTCTCATCGGAACGCAAATGATCAGCAAGGGTCACGACTACCATAACGTCAATTTAGCGATTATTTTAGGGATTGATCATCTTTTAAGAAGTGCTGATTATAGGAGCTATGAAAAAGCAGTTGCTTTAATGCACCAACTTGCAGGGAGAAGTGGCAGGAAAGAAAATGGCAAAGTGATTGTTCAAAGTCTCAATAGCGATTTTTTACAAACCTTTGCAGACAACTATGAAGATTTTTTAGATTTCGAGCTTTCACATAGATCGCATTCTTACCCGCCCTATTCCAAACTTGCCACAATCAATTTTTCAGATAAAGACGAAAAAAAAACCTTGCAAAATATGGATTTTATTTTAAAAATTTTGGAAAACAATAAAAACGAAGATATTGTAATTATAGGAGCAGGAAAATGTGCGATTGAAAAGATTGCTTCAAAATATCGGTATCAGATATTTCTCCGCTCTCTCTCTCATATCGCGATGATGAAAGTTCTACATTCAATCAGTTCTTATTCTGAAAAGATGGGGTTTGAGATTGATATGGACCCCATCAATATTTTATAG
- a CDS encoding c-type cytochrome encodes MRQPRLKILMLLPLIGVLGFGFDKNLEKEKEATGIDLPVQEWKLPAAMQEDGYIDESKMPKGSKYTEMVILGNKILNETTKYIGPQAKDPKKRYAGNNLSCSSCHAAGGTKPFQSAFVGIWGRFPQYRSRSDSINTLEDRINGCMQRSLNGKSLPLNSQEMKAMITYMQWLSQGIPVGAKVKGQGLVKMALLDRAADPKKGKVVYDEKCVACHQADGQGMKNTDAKGAYYIFPPLWGKDSYNTGAGMHRELKAAAYIKANMPQGNPDLTDEEAYDVAAYINSQPRPVKKGGEKDFPDKRVKPVDAVTGPYLDKFPQKQHLFGPYKEMMK; translated from the coding sequence ATGAGACAACCTAGATTAAAAATTTTGATGCTTTTACCCTTAATAGGAGTTTTGGGTTTTGGCTTTGATAAGAATCTGGAGAAGGAGAAAGAGGCGACGGGGATTGATTTGCCGGTTCAGGAGTGGAAGTTGCCTGCTGCAATGCAAGAAGATGGCTATATTGATGAGAGCAAGATGCCAAAAGGGTCAAAATATACTGAAATGGTTATTTTAGGGAATAAAATTTTAAATGAAACCACAAAATATATCGGACCACAAGCAAAAGACCCTAAAAAAAGGTATGCGGGGAATAACTTATCTTGTTCAAGCTGTCACGCTGCAGGCGGGACAAAGCCATTTCAATCTGCTTTTGTAGGTATTTGGGGAAGATTCCCTCAATACAGATCCAGAAGTGATTCTATCAATACTTTAGAAGATAGAATTAATGGATGTATGCAAAGAAGTTTGAACGGCAAGTCTTTGCCATTGAATTCACAAGAAATGAAAGCAATGATAACTTATATGCAGTGGCTTTCTCAAGGGATTCCTGTCGGGGCAAAAGTGAAAGGTCAAGGCTTGGTTAAAATGGCTTTATTAGATCGTGCCGCAGATCCTAAAAAAGGTAAAGTTGTGTATGATGAAAAATGTGTTGCTTGCCATCAAGCTGATGGTCAAGGGATGAAAAATACTGATGCTAAAGGAGCTTATTATATTTTCCCACCGCTTTGGGGTAAAGATAGCTATAACACCGGTGCGGGAATGCATCGCGAGTTAAAAGCTGCAGCTTATATTAAAGCCAATATGCCTCAAGGAAATCCTGATTTAACAGATGAGGAAGCTTATGATGTAGCTGCTTATATCAATTCCCAGCCACGTCCTGTGAAAAAAGGTGGAGAAAAAGACTTCCCTGATAAAAGAGTGAAGCCTGTAGATGCTGTTACCGGACCATATTTGGATAAATTCCCTCAAAAACAACATCTCTTTGGTCCATATAAAGAAATGATGAAATAA
- a CDS encoding ATP-binding protein: MKHYIDFIHSKNITKSTIYPYLKCDILEAQILRYMAKALLNGGDEFNVLSLLENVFDKKEAAMLEHLPKIKNLLELGWVVQSGFIATRTNEIAILELLNANIALSPGFLKLLEDGSLNLELPEIIPYEDHLEYLKDQFLRIDLLQKLSYGFQKVPSISLSRTKYRLKLLEERILSRLEITKTPIQVQTLIKENALNSKEEIIFFALLKEEYSGGDDNLRDMNNLIDLVSQDEYERIKNRSLLDEKSTLVEKNLVDYDEMLNPFGGISRTFFIPEDILQIIVHPNRKKKRTKITLESLVKEQEIFEILEPKVGLDEVILFPKTKETLDALLKQVDTKVIARLKKWGVKEKGKGIDARIIFYGPAGTGKTLTALGVAKSLKKPVISFDCSKILSMYVGESEKNVRKIFDGYKEIAQKFKNNPILLLDEADQFLSTRVSSGSGVEKMHNQMQNIFLEQIEKFEGILIATTNLLETIDSAFSRRFNYKIEFKRPSLEQRISLWKKYLPKNAAYQKPYTISSLAMELAEYSLSGGQISLVIKNTAYKVAVRANAVFQKEDFIEEIKREQSGNFDSERNMGFQS; this comes from the coding sequence TTGAAACATTACATTGATTTTATTCATTCTAAAAATATTACAAAATCGACCATTTATCCTTATCTCAAATGTGATATCCTTGAGGCGCAGATTTTACGTTATATGGCAAAGGCTTTGCTGAATGGGGGCGATGAATTTAACGTTTTAAGTTTGCTTGAAAATGTTTTTGATAAAAAAGAAGCTGCAATGCTTGAACATCTTCCAAAAATCAAAAATCTTTTAGAGCTTGGATGGGTAGTACAAAGCGGGTTTATTGCAACTAGAACAAATGAAATTGCGATTTTGGAGCTTTTGAATGCAAATATCGCTTTAAGCCCAGGTTTTTTAAAACTTTTAGAAGATGGCTCATTAAATCTTGAACTCCCTGAAATCATTCCTTATGAGGATCATTTGGAATATCTTAAAGATCAGTTTTTAAGGATTGATTTGCTTCAAAAACTTAGCTATGGTTTTCAAAAAGTCCCCTCTATCTCGCTGTCTCGAACAAAGTATCGGTTGAAATTGCTTGAAGAAAGGATTTTATCTCGATTAGAAATTACCAAAACCCCTATTCAGGTTCAAACCTTGATCAAAGAAAATGCGCTCAATTCCAAAGAAGAGATTATTTTTTTTGCATTGCTTAAAGAAGAATATTCTGGGGGTGATGACAATTTACGCGATATGAACAATTTGATAGATTTAGTCAGTCAAGATGAATATGAACGCATTAAAAATCGCTCTCTTCTTGATGAAAAAAGCACTCTAGTTGAAAAAAATCTCGTAGATTATGATGAAATGCTCAACCCTTTTGGGGGTATCAGCCGAACATTTTTTATTCCTGAAGATATCTTGCAAATCATTGTTCATCCCAACCGAAAAAAGAAAAGGACTAAAATTACTTTGGAATCTTTAGTCAAAGAACAAGAAATTTTTGAGATCCTTGAGCCTAAAGTCGGGCTTGATGAGGTGATTTTGTTTCCCAAGACCAAAGAAACGCTTGATGCTCTTTTGAAACAAGTGGATACAAAAGTCATTGCGCGCCTGAAAAAATGGGGCGTGAAAGAAAAAGGCAAGGGAATTGATGCACGGATTATCTTTTATGGACCTGCAGGCACGGGAAAGACTCTCACTGCTTTAGGAGTTGCTAAAAGTCTTAAAAAGCCTGTGATTAGTTTTGATTGTTCTAAAATTCTCTCAATGTATGTAGGAGAATCAGAAAAAAATGTTCGCAAGATATTTGATGGGTATAAAGAAATCGCTCAAAAATTCAAGAATAATCCCATATTGTTGCTAGATGAAGCTGATCAATTTCTCAGTACGCGTGTGAGTAGCGGGAGCGGGGTTGAAAAAATGCACAATCAAATGCAAAATATTTTTTTAGAGCAGATTGAAAAATTTGAAGGTATTTTAATTGCCACTACAAATCTTTTAGAAACGATTGATTCAGCATTTTCAAGAAGATTTAATTATAAAATCGAATTCAAAAGACCTTCTTTGGAGCAAAGAATCTCATTATGGAAAAAATATCTTCCTAAAAATGCCGCATACCAAAAACCTTATACAATATCTTCTTTAGCGATGGAATTAGCAGAATATTCTTTGAGCGGGGGACAGATTTCTTTAGTGATTAAAAATACCGCTTATAAAGTTGCTGTGCGTGCTAATGCGGTATTTCAAAAAGAAGATTTTATTGAAGAAATCAAAAGAGAGCAGAGCGGAAATTTTGATAGTGAGAGAAATATGGGGTTTCAATCATAA
- a CDS encoding cation diffusion facilitator family transporter, producing MKFFTPSKATMIATLTSTFLVIVKFGVAVSSGSIVVLASAIDSLLDICMSAFNYFALKEAEKPANKNFNYGFTKIQYIATTIEGVVILGSAGYIFYESVSRLNSEISLNDTGVAIWVMVLSIIVVGCLVLFLNKVAKISGNEVIQADALHYKSDLFSNGAILVSLVVIELSGFYLIDPILGMLIAAYIAYGAFKIIKSGVFMLLDRALDEKTQNHILDILDTSSILGYYNLKTRIVGERVFVVFYAVFDKQITLLLAHGISDDIERRIEKIDSSKKWEIIIHLEPAEYFENSNFSFIKRKSF from the coding sequence ATGAAGTTTTTTACTCCCTCAAAGGCAACGATGATTGCTACGCTCACTTCAACTTTTTTGGTGATCGTGAAGTTTGGAGTTGCAGTCTCTAGCGGTTCGATCGTTGTTTTGGCAAGTGCGATTGATTCGTTGCTTGATATATGTATGTCGGCGTTTAATTATTTTGCACTCAAGGAAGCAGAGAAACCAGCTAATAAAAATTTTAATTACGGCTTTACGAAGATCCAATATATTGCTACCACAATTGAGGGAGTGGTCATATTGGGATCGGCGGGCTATATTTTTTATGAATCTGTCAGCCGTTTGAATTCTGAGATTTCTTTGAACGATACTGGGGTTGCGATTTGGGTGATGGTATTGAGTATAATCGTCGTGGGCTGTTTAGTACTTTTTTTAAACAAAGTTGCCAAAATCAGTGGTAATGAAGTGATTCAAGCTGATGCTTTGCATTATAAGAGCGATTTATTCAGCAATGGCGCAATTTTGGTTTCGCTTGTGGTGATTGAGTTGAGTGGTTTTTATCTCATAGATCCCATTCTTGGGATGTTGATTGCAGCTTATATTGCATATGGGGCTTTTAAGATTATTAAATCGGGTGTTTTTATGTTGCTTGATAGGGCGCTAGATGAAAAAACCCAAAATCATATTTTAGACATTCTTGATACAAGCTCAATTTTGGGGTATTATAATTTAAAAACTCGCATTGTCGGAGAAAGGGTATTTGTAGTATTCTATGCGGTATTTGATAAACAAATTACACTTTTGCTTGCGCACGGGATTTCTGACGATATAGAAAGGAGGATTGAAAAGATTGATTCAAGTAAAAAATGGGAAATTATTATCCACTTGGAGCCGGCGGAGTATTTTGAAAACAGCAATTTCAGTTTTATAAAAAGGAAGAGTTTTTGA
- a CDS encoding lipocalin family protein, whose protein sequence is MLELIGMIDLERYGGEWLEMARKPFYFQNKCIASKALYNDIEYKDGKPYKIKVRNSCVTKQGKINVSDGKAKIVGADNRSLSVSFSFFTDWMRKPNYEVLYLDKDYSQAVIGTLNKKYLWILSRKVLDRSAIEKLLEKAKAMGYDTTDIIYDDWEMLKQIKPSFLGI, encoded by the coding sequence ATGTTAGAGTTAATCGGGATGATCGATCTTGAAAGATATGGCGGAGAGTGGTTGGAAATGGCTAGAAAACCATTTTATTTTCAAAATAAATGCATAGCTTCAAAAGCTCTTTATAATGATATAGAATACAAGGACGGAAAGCCTTATAAAATAAAGGTGCGTAATTCTTGCGTGACAAAGCAAGGAAAAATTAATGTTTCTGATGGAAAAGCAAAAATTGTAGGAGCAGATAATCGTTCTTTAAGTGTAAGTTTTAGTTTTTTTACCGATTGGATGCGAAAGCCTAATTATGAGGTATTGTATCTTGATAAAGATTATAGCCAAGCTGTGATCGGTACTTTGAACAAAAAATATCTTTGGATTTTAAGCCGAAAAGTTTTGGATAGGTCAGCTATTGAAAAATTGCTAGAAAAAGCCAAAGCAATGGGTTATGATACAACAGATATTATTTATGATGATTGGGAAATGCTAAAACAAATTAAGCCGTCTTTTTTAGGTATCTAG
- the der gene encoding ribosome biogenesis GTPase Der, which yields MKKIAILGKPNVGKSSLFNRLIKERIAITSEISGTTRDVNIKNISLEGNQIQICDTGGLDQSSLLFSRIRELSLKTANEADLVLYITDGKIIPQDDDKKLFREICKINKKCLLVVNKVDNDKEKQFAYEFISLGAKETYFISVSHNRGISALISGILFELGLRCEGSYEKQEENEDILDFIESIEEENAQNEDNQSMEEIIQVGIIGRVNVGKSSLLNALIGKERSVVSETEGTTIDPVDEEIFIGDKRVCFVDTAGIRRRGKIEGIEKYALDRTTKILEKSQIALLVLDTSVPFVELDEKISSLVDKHALGVILILNKWDIRCAEYKEVITELKRKFRFLEYAPVLTVSALNGRHIRELKEKILEVYESFSYRIPTSTLNEAISEATRRHPLPSDHGKIVKIYYATQYDTHPPRIALVMNRPKSLHFSYKRYLVNFMREKFNFIGSPIIFTPRGKNQIQDKEEKC from the coding sequence ATGAAAAAAATTGCGATTTTAGGAAAACCCAATGTTGGGAAGAGTTCTTTATTTAATCGTTTGATCAAAGAGAGAATTGCCATCACTTCAGAAATTTCAGGCACCACTAGAGATGTGAATATAAAAAATATTTCCCTTGAAGGCAATCAAATTCAGATCTGTGATACTGGCGGACTTGATCAGAGTTCCTTGCTGTTTTCTAGGATTAGGGAGTTGAGTTTAAAAACGGCAAATGAAGCTGATCTTGTGCTTTATATAACAGATGGAAAGATTATTCCCCAAGATGATGATAAAAAACTTTTTAGAGAAATCTGCAAGATCAATAAAAAATGCCTTTTAGTCGTCAATAAGGTCGATAATGACAAAGAAAAGCAATTTGCCTATGAATTTATCTCTCTTGGCGCAAAAGAAACTTATTTCATTTCTGTAAGCCATAATCGAGGCATTTCTGCACTTATAAGTGGGATTTTATTTGAGTTGGGGTTGCGCTGTGAGGGATCTTATGAGAAGCAGGAAGAAAATGAAGATATCCTTGATTTTATTGAGAGCATAGAGGAGGAGAATGCTCAAAATGAAGATAATCAATCAATGGAGGAAATCATTCAAGTCGGGATTATCGGGAGGGTAAATGTCGGGAAAAGCTCTTTATTGAATGCACTTATCGGGAAAGAAAGGAGTGTCGTTTCTGAAACTGAAGGAACAACGATTGATCCTGTCGATGAAGAGATTTTTATTGGGGATAAAAGGGTTTGTTTTGTAGATACGGCAGGAATCAGACGAAGAGGAAAAATTGAGGGCATTGAAAAATATGCACTGGATAGAACGACTAAAATATTAGAAAAGAGTCAAATTGCTTTGCTTGTCTTAGATACAAGTGTGCCTTTTGTCGAGCTTGATGAAAAAATTAGCTCTTTGGTAGATAAACACGCTTTAGGTGTTATTTTAATCTTGAATAAATGGGATATCAGGTGTGCAGAATACAAGGAAGTTATTACAGAGTTAAAAAGAAAATTCAGATTTTTGGAATATGCACCTGTATTGACTGTGAGTGCTTTGAATGGCAGGCATATCAGAGAGCTTAAAGAAAAGATATTGGAAGTCTATGAGTCTTTTTCTTATCGTATTCCTACAAGCACTCTAAATGAAGCGATTTCAGAGGCAACTAGACGTCACCCTCTCCCAAGCGATCACGGAAAGATCGTAAAAATTTATTACGCAACTCAGTATGATACCCATCCCCCAAGAATCGCCTTAGTGATGAATCGCCCAAAATCTTTGCATTTTAGTTATAAAAGATATTTGGTTAATTTTATGAGGGAAAAATTTAATTTTATAGGATCTCCTATTATTTTTACCCCTAGAGGGAAAAATCAAATTCAAGATAAGGAAGAGAAATGTTAG
- a CDS encoding cell surface protein, which translates to MKKVLSALIFFAILTNLGYGEENQNTPNPPTEKESIDLPIIKAPVQTSISNENSTDSPSDHKEPQNTSAKKIKQPSSKPSQTKKTPEQEFLKENTKPKKVIFIQEEFYEPKKNELVLEKKEKELFLIIHSKELQKFMEGAVYQTKQQVQTFALEDSFTQITNINGKIYEYKYAQKSIDRYSAIAPYEKYPLKKVSIDRYRIIIDKIPQIFDIKGCKIVIKKELSGTLNQRKEVIINLDTKRELRNNSHFVLFLECPK; encoded by the coding sequence ATGAAAAAGGTTTTATCGGCATTAATTTTCTTTGCTATCTTAACAAATCTCGGATATGGAGAAGAAAACCAAAATACCCCAAACCCGCCTACAGAAAAAGAATCTATTGATCTTCCCATCATCAAAGCCCCCGTGCAAACAAGCATTTCAAATGAAAACTCCACTGACTCACCCTCAGACCATAAGGAACCTCAAAACACTTCTGCAAAAAAAATAAAACAACCCTCTTCAAAACCATCTCAAACCAAAAAAACTCCTGAACAAGAATTTCTCAAAGAAAATACCAAACCAAAAAAAGTAATTTTTATTCAAGAGGAATTCTATGAGCCGAAAAAAAATGAGCTTGTTTTAGAAAAAAAAGAAAAAGAACTTTTTTTAATCATCCATTCAAAAGAACTTCAAAAATTTATGGAAGGAGCCGTATATCAAACAAAACAACAGGTTCAAACCTTTGCCCTAGAAGATTCTTTCACTCAAATCACAAACATCAACGGCAAGATTTATGAATACAAATACGCTCAAAAATCTATCGATAGATACTCTGCCATCGCCCCTTATGAAAAGTATCCTCTCAAAAAGGTTTCTATAGACAGATATAGGATTATTATTGATAAAATCCCTCAAATATTTGATATAAAAGGATGTAAGATCGTCATCAAAAAAGAACTTTCAGGTACCCTCAATCAAAGGAAAGAAGTCATCATTAATCTAGATACTAAAAGAGAATTGAGAAATAATAGTCATTTTGTCTTATTTTTAGAATGCCCTAAATAA
- a CDS encoding CinA family protein has translation MKKFLTFLGIDNEASLILCQHYAEKFDVRMRVENEKILLEGKDTQKVFESIKSVFGDKVIESDNLTASIIDILKKGNKKIATAESCTGGLLAYQFTSVSGVSDVYEGGIVSYSNAIKHKCLGVKTEWLEKYGAVSEPVVRDMLSGALKVFGVDYAIATSGIAGPSGGSLEKPVGTVYIGVQKVGNLAIIERYLFKGGRQKIQKQSCASALEMLAKIL, from the coding sequence ATGAAAAAGTTTTTGACTTTTTTAGGAATTGACAATGAGGCAAGTCTGATATTATGCCAGCATTATGCCGAAAAGTTTGATGTAAGAATGCGGGTTGAAAATGAGAAGATTTTATTGGAAGGGAAAGATACTCAAAAGGTTTTTGAATCCATCAAATCTGTTTTTGGGGATAAAGTAATCGAGTCAGATAATTTGACAGCCTCCATTATAGATATTTTAAAGAAAGGTAATAAAAAAATCGCCACCGCAGAAAGTTGCACCGGAGGGCTTTTGGCGTATCAATTCACATCAGTATCAGGAGTTTCAGATGTTTATGAGGGTGGCATTGTCAGCTACAGCAATGCCATCAAACATAAGTGCTTGGGTGTAAAAACAGAGTGGCTTGAAAAATATGGCGCAGTCAGTGAGCCTGTAGTGCGCGATATGTTAAGTGGAGCACTGAAGGTTTTTGGCGTTGATTATGCGATTGCTACAAGCGGGATCGCAGGACCTAGTGGGGGAAGCTTGGAAAAACCTGTGGGAACAGTTTATATAGGGGTTCAAAAGGTTGGGAATTTGGCGATTATTGAGAGGTATTTATTTAAGGGAGGGCGTCAGAAAATTCAAAAACAGAGTTGTGCAAGTGCCTTGGAAATGTTGGCAAAAATTCTTTAA
- the ppk2 gene encoding polyphosphate kinase 2 — MSKQNPVITIRPESQPNEKHVYRKNKKLKEWFYNEEIIKLQIELVKLQNWVKKNNQKIVIIMEGRDGAGKGGTIKALTEHLNPRGCRIVALQKPTETEKSQWYFTRYISTLPSGGEIVFFDRSWYNRAGVEKVMGFCTQEEYKQFIYQVSNLEQMLISSGTMIFKYFLNVNQEEQKRRIKSRKTDPLKIWKLSPIDSKSLSLWDEYTEAFEKMFSRTHTPYAPWIMVDSNDKKAARLNIARDLLSKIDYENKDPRNVCLLADPKIIHPYSQNPYQDVTTLS; from the coding sequence ATGTCAAAACAAAACCCTGTAATAACAATTCGTCCTGAATCTCAACCCAATGAAAAACACGTCTATAGGAAAAATAAAAAACTCAAAGAATGGTTTTATAACGAAGAAATCATCAAACTCCAAATTGAACTTGTAAAACTTCAAAATTGGGTCAAAAAAAACAACCAAAAAATCGTAATTATTATGGAAGGCAGAGATGGTGCAGGGAAGGGAGGTACTATCAAAGCTTTAACCGAACATTTAAATCCTAGAGGATGTCGCATTGTAGCGCTTCAAAAACCCACAGAGACCGAAAAATCTCAATGGTATTTCACACGCTATATTAGCACGCTTCCATCTGGAGGAGAAATTGTATTTTTTGACAGAAGTTGGTACAACCGAGCAGGAGTTGAAAAAGTAATGGGGTTTTGCACACAAGAAGAATATAAACAATTCATTTATCAAGTCTCAAACCTTGAGCAAATGCTCATCTCAAGTGGTACAATGATTTTTAAATATTTTCTCAACGTCAATCAAGAAGAGCAAAAACGCCGTATTAAAAGTCGCAAAACCGATCCGCTTAAAATATGGAAACTAAGCCCCATTGATTCCAAATCCCTTAGCCTATGGGACGAATACACAGAGGCATTTGAAAAAATGTTTTCAAGAACCCATACCCCCTATGCACCTTGGATTATGGTTGATTCTAACGATAAAAAAGCAGCTAGATTAAACATAGCAAGGGATTTATTAAGCAAAATCGATTATGAAAACAAAGATCCGCGAAATGTCTGTTTGCTTGCAGATCCCAAAATTATCCATCCTTATTCACAAAATCCTTATCAAGATGTTACAACCCTTTCGTAA
- the recO gene encoding recombination protein RecO produces MQGYILNTIPIKNEDLIVHILTPFGIKRLYRFYGARHSIIHLGKKIDFEEEGNGFFLPKLRNVMHLGYPWENNLDRVYIWQRFIGLLNKHLFDIYELDSFYFNMLQDGAIKLSKQNPLRVGLEMYAELLSFEGRGDKGERCFICGSKTGEQISLARAFLFAHPTCIGGKTFKKSDILKFLALKTTLHFCDEDVERMWEILTKGL; encoded by the coding sequence GTGCAAGGATATATTTTAAATACAATCCCAATAAAAAACGAAGATTTGATCGTGCATATTCTGACACCTTTTGGCATTAAGAGACTTTACCGATTTTATGGGGCTAGGCACAGCATTATTCATTTGGGCAAAAAAATAGATTTTGAAGAAGAAGGAAACGGATTTTTTCTACCCAAGCTCAGAAATGTAATGCATTTGGGGTATCCTTGGGAAAATAATTTAGATAGAGTATATATTTGGCAAAGGTTCATTGGACTTTTAAATAAACATCTTTTTGATATTTATGAGCTTGATAGTTTTTATTTCAATATGCTTCAAGATGGTGCGATCAAGCTATCCAAACAAAATCCTTTACGTGTGGGGCTTGAAATGTATGCGGAGCTTTTGAGTTTTGAAGGTAGGGGGGATAAGGGGGAAAGGTGTTTTATTTGTGGGAGCAAGACGGGAGAGCAAATCAGTCTTGCGAGAGCTTTTTTATTTGCTCACCCAACTTGTATCGGAGGCAAGACATTTAAGAAAAGTGACATCTTAAAATTCCTTGCTTTAAAAACCACTCTGCACTTTTGTGATGAAGACGTGGAGAGAATGTGGGAAATCCTTACGAAAGGGTTGTAA